Proteins encoded by one window of Panicum virgatum strain AP13 chromosome 7N, P.virgatum_v5, whole genome shotgun sequence:
- the LOC120681025 gene encoding uncharacterized protein LOC120681025: MTSTYDQWIHHGEALDGRIIENADHLNEHIPFNEDVGMNEGEEDLDDRIPDMVKELFIAEEQGAENSMFAAILEEMKEELFPGAAVTRFSFVVKLLHIKSFYRISNAAFTAILKLLSLAFPACSLPTSYDEAKKLIRALGLGYDTIHVCPNNCVLFRKGLAKHDNCPVCGESRWKDADGRKQIPQKVLRHFPLVPRLKRIVASKKTAEEAQWHKLKRKPVENELSHPADGEAWKEFDRKYEWFAKDARNIRLGLATDGFNPFGKMNSSYSMWPVFVVPYNFPPWICMDESNFMMSLLIPGPECPGKDFDVFLEPLVEELLTLWAGLETKDAFSGKEFKLHAAVIWCIHDYPALSTLSGRVTKGYYACVRCDKNPCSRRIRNKICYIGHRRFLPRDHPWRTKKYFDGQTEKRDKPEEFSIDELMQQLERVKDVRPGKHPGSKDDDMNAIMAAPVEDEQQPNTAIEAVSQVLPSSKFLQNVGLQPALKKRSSRAETLRVQELEAQLEKEKQDKEELRQKLDGQQQEIDNLKKQSEEARQKHLEDVGDLKKQLEENNALLRGLISFNQSQ; the protein is encoded by the exons ATGACTAGCACATACGATCAGTGGATACATCATGGAGAAGCACTAGATGGCAGAATTATTGAAAATGCAGATCATCTTAATGAACATATTCCTTTCAACGAGGATGTTGGTATGAACGAGGGTGAAGAAGaccttgatgataggattcctGATATGGTAAAGGAGTTGTTCATAGCTGAGGAACAAGGTGCTGAGAATTCTATGTTTGCAGCCATATTAGAAGAGATGAAGGAGGAACTTTTCCCTGGTGCAGCTGTTACAagattttcttttgttgtgaagtTACTCCACATCAAGTCATTCTATCGAATCAGCAATGCTGCGTTCACTGCAATACTAAAGTTGTTATCATTAGCATTCCCAGCTTGCTCTCTTCCCACATCTTATGATGAAGCAAAGAAACTTATTCGTGCATTGGGACTCGGATATGATACAATCCATGTGTGCCCGAATAATTGTGTTTTGTTCCGGAAGGGGTTGGCAAAACATGATAATTGCCCAGTATGTGGTGAATCAAGATGGAAAGATGCGGATGGAAGGAAACAGATTCCTCAGAAGGTATTGCGGCATTTCCCATTGGTTCCAAGGCTGAAGAGGATAGTTGCTTCCAAAAAAACCGCTGAGGAGGCACAATGGCACAAGTTGAAGAGAAAACCAGTGGAGAATGAGCTTAGCCATCCAGCTGATGGTGAGGCATGGAAAGAATTTGATAGAAAATATGAGTGGTTTGCAAAAGATGCAAGGAACATCAGACTTGGTCTTGCTACGGATGGTTTCAATCCATTTGGCAAAATGAACTCCTCATATAGCATGTGGCCAGTTTTTGTTGTGCCTTACAACTTTCCCCCATGGATATGTATGGATGAATCCAACTTCATGATGTCCCTACTCATCCCTGGTCCGGAATGCCCAGGAAAGGACTTTGATGTCTTTTTGGAGCCACTCGTCGAAGAGTTACTCACCCTTTGGGCAGGTTTGGAAACTAAAGATGCATTTAGTGGAAAGGAGTTTAAACTACATGCTGCAGTTATATGGTGCATTCATGATTATCCAGCTTTGAGCACATTGTCTGGTAGAGTCACAAAAGGATATTATGCTTGTGTGCGTTGTGACAAAAATCCTTGCTCCAGAAGAATTAGGAATAAAATCTGCTATATTGGACATCGTCGTTTTCTTCCAAGGGACCATCCATGGAGGACAAAGAAATATTTTGATGGTCAAACTGAAAAACGTGACAAGCCAGAGGAATTTAGTATAGATGAGCTGATGCAGCAATTGGAGAGGGTGAAGGATGTTAGGCCAGGAAAGCATCCTGGAAGCAAGGAT GATGACATGAACGCTATTATGGCAGCTCCAGTTGAAGATGAACAGCAACCCAATACTGCAATTGAAGCAGTTTCTCAAGTTCTACCATCAAGTAAATTCCTTCAAAATGTAGGCCTTCAGCCAGCCTTGAAGAAAAGATCTAGCCGAGCTGAAACTTTGCGTGTGCAAGAGCTTGAAGCGCAACTTGAGAAGGAGAAACAAGACAAAGAGGAACTTCGACAAAAGCTTGATGGTCAACAACAAGAGATAGACAACCTAAAGAAACAGTCAGAAGAAGCAAGACAGAAGCATCTAGAAGATGTTGGAGATCTCAAGAAGCAATTAGAAGAAAACAATGCTCTCCTTCGTGGTTTGATCAGCTTCAATCAGAGTCAGTAA
- the LOC120682945 gene encoding uncharacterized protein LOC120682945 translates to MARRLLVVVVVALALWCGGIESKAPAPKKPKGGGGGGEITVTITIKWKRNYKVSCKDKGGPDCYVGCPKECPNKCIASCTRCRSFCMCDFFPGTSCGDPRFTGGDGNTFYFHGHKDRSFCILSDAGVHINAHFIGNHNPELKRDFTWVQALGITFAGGRHRLYIGSRKAARWDEEVDHIVVALDGEPVDVAAVRDARWSSGTLPGLSVTRTDAVNSVLVQLDGVFAVSANAVPVTDEDDRVHKYGRTDRDSLVHLDLGFRFHNLTADVDGVLGQTYSPSYVSRLDIGAKMPVMGGAHKYLSSSLFSTDCAVSKFQHGVTAFAS, encoded by the exons ATGGCGAGGCGTCTGCTTGTGGTTGTGGTGGTGGCTCTTGCACTGTGGTGCGGCGGCATCGAGTCCAAGGCGCCAGCGCCCAAGAAGCCAAAgggaggtggaggtgggggCGAGATAACTGTCACTATCACCATCAAGTGGAAGCGTAACTACAAGGTATCCTGCAAAGACAAAGGGGGCCCGGATTGCTACGTCGGCTGCCCCAAGGAGTGCCCTAACAAGTGCATCGCCTCCTGCACCCGCTGCCGCAGCTTCTGCA TGTGTGACTTCTTCCCCGGCACCTCGTGCGGCGACCCGCGCttcaccggcggcgacggcaacaCCTTCTACTTCCACGGCCACAAGGACCGGAGCTTCTGCATCCTCTCCGACGCCGGCGTCCACATCAACGCCCACTTCATCGGCAACCACAACCCGGAGCTGAAGCGCGACTTCACGTGGGTGCAGGCGCTGGGCATCACATTCGCCGGCGGTCGTCACCGCCTCTACATCGGCTCCCGCAAGGCCGCGCGGTGGGACGAGGAGGTGGACCACATCGTGGTCGCCCTGGACGGCGAGcccgtcgacgtcgccgccgtcaGGGACGCGCGCTGGTCGTCCGGGACCCTTCCGGGGCTGTCCGTCACCCGCACTGACGCCGTCAACAGCGTCCTCGTCCAGCTCGATGGCGTGTTCGCCGTCTCGGCCAACGCCGTTcccgtcaccgacgaggacgatAGGGTTCACAAGTACGGCAGGACCGACAGGGACAGCCTCGTGCACCTCGACCTCGGCTTCCGGTTCCACAACCTCACCGCGGACGTCGACGGCGTGCTCGGGCAGACGTACAGCCCCAGCTACGTGAGCAGGCTGGACATCGGCGCGAAGATGCCCGTCATGGGCGGCGCGCACAAGTACCTCTCGTCGAGCCTCTTCTCCACCGACTGCGCCGTCTCCAAGTTCCAGCACGGCGTCACCGCATTTGCTTCTTAA
- the LOC120680531 gene encoding uncharacterized protein LOC120680531: MTEEEKQEAAIYRVNNPPKCHCGVRAKLQRPNIGVPPKFTPFFRCSLKTRDGWPACDFNEYIYGPRSHWPTEEEVREFESGKKPWPCTTTPSLRCKCGILATKGVVPSELGYGYYCGNSYGEYWEGRTCD, encoded by the exons ATGacagaggaagagaagcaagaagctGCTATATATCGTGTGAACAATCCTCCCAAATGTCATTGTGGTGTTCGTGCCAAACTTCAAAGGCCTAATATTGGTGTCCCTCCAAAGTTCACTCCCTTTTTTAGATGCTCGCTAAAGACTAGA GATGGATGGCCGGCATGTGACTTCAATGAGTATATTTATGGTCCTAGATCTCATTGGCCGACAGAAGAGGAAGTGCGAGAATTTGAGAGTGGGAAGAAGCCATGGCCATGTACAACTACTCCTAGTCTTCGATGCAAGTGTGGTATTCTGGCCACAAAAGGCGTAGTTCCTTCTGAGCTTGGCTACGGATATTACTGTGGCAATAGCTACGGAGAGTATTGG gagggaaggacatgtgattag
- the LOC120683145 gene encoding serine/threonine-protein phosphatase 7 long form homolog, which yields MILGLPLEGIAVTGIIQTDGWRDRVEALIGIRPPEPPEGVRDRKTSGVSSAWLRQNFNHCPQGAPKEAVERYARVWLWHLFGGFLFPDGSGNTISWMILPIMGQQWENIAQYSWGSATLAWMYRQLCDACRRIANDSKLGGCAYLLQIWIWERFPVGRPYRGELELWPHHDEESRPTVAYCWKNVGAVRGDPARRYMRYMDDLDCLTQNQIFWTPYSRAELDELELSDICTRDAELWRTCVPLIFFFVVEMHLPHRVKRQFGRLQDFPLEGILTYQALHSIDRKKRYTENDWRVKHAQPLAQWEQRQRMHPESGPAHRHNHYKEYLRWLHSHNHYKEYLRWLHSVARVSVKPPQSTKPIEDHADNNDDDDTIDAYDDITRGGV from the exons ATGATTCTTGGGCTGCCTTTAGAGGGAATTGCAGTGACCGGCATTATACAGACTGATGGCTGGAGAGATAGGGTAGAAGCACTGATTGGGATTCGGCCTCCAGAACCACCTGAGGGGGTCAGGGACAGGAAGACCTCAGGGGTTAGCTCGGCTTGGTTGAGGCAGAATTTTAACCATTGTCCTCAAGGAGCACCGAAGGAGGCTGTAGAGCGGTATGCTCGTGTATGGTTGTGGCACCTGTTTGGAGGTTTTCTGTTTCCTGATGGTTCGGGAAACACGATTTCATGGATGATACTTCCAATTATGGGCCAGCAGTGGGAGAACATTGCTCAGTATAGTTGGGGGTCGGCAACTTTAGCTTGGATGTACCGGCAGCTTTGTGACGCATGTCGGCGGATTGCTAATGATTCAAAACTAGGAGGTTGTGCATACCTCCTGCAAATCTGGATTTGGGAGCGCTTTCCAGTAGGCCGGCCGTACCGAGGCGAACTTGAG CTGTGGCCACACCATGATGAGGAGTCTAGGCCCACCGTTGCTTACTGTTGGAAGAATGTGGGAGCTGTAAGAGGGGATCCTGCACGCCGCTACATGCGTTACATGGACGACCTAGACTGCCTCACTCAAAATCAG ATCTTCTGGACACCGTACAGTAGAGCCGAGCTGGATGAGTTGGAACTGAGTGATATTTGCACACGCGATGCCGAACTGTGGAGGACTTGCGTgcctttgatttttttctttgtagTCGAGATGCACTTGCCGCACCGTGTCAAGAGACAGTTCGGCAGATTGCAAGACTTCCCTCTGGAGGGAATTTTGACGTACCAAGCTTTGCATAG TATTGACAGGAAGAAACGGTACACTGAGAATGATTGGCGTGTCAAACACGCACAGCCACTGGCACAGTGGGAACAAAGGCAAAGGATGCATCCAGAAAGTGGACCGGCACATAGGCACAACCATTACAAGGAGTACCTTCGGTGGCTTCATTCGCACAACCATTACAAGGAGTACCTTCGGTGGCTTCATTCAGTGGCTAGAGTTTCAGTCAAGCCACCACAATCCACTAAACCTATAGAAGACCACGCGGACAACAACGATGATGATGACACCATCGATGCGTATGATGATATCACTCGTGGAGGAGTTTAG